A portion of the Micromonospora vinacea genome contains these proteins:
- a CDS encoding substrate-binding domain-containing protein produces the protein MSAPAPPWLTVDRAVVSIALVYPMRGPAGMFGPTCELCAQLAVEEINRCGGVLGREVRLVPVDGGAPPAEVAAEVEALVSVGAVQGVTGWHISSVRQALAPRVAHRVPYVYTALYEGGERTEGVFLTSETPDAQLWPAMRLLAGEQGVRRWFVVGNDYVWPRRTSRAAQRYALRGGGQVVGRHFLPLDAHDFTEVLRRIEHSDADAVLMLLVGADAVRFNRAFARSGLDQRCLRLSTLMDENMLLASGAGATRRLYSTAGFFAGLVTQENLDFHGEFAQRFGVEAPPLGSLGESCYEGVMLLAALIGQARTLDVRAIETAADTVAYHGPRGRLRLRQRHVRQRIYLAEADGLDFTVLAQL, from the coding sequence ATGTCCGCGCCGGCACCGCCGTGGCTGACCGTCGACCGTGCCGTGGTCAGCATCGCGCTGGTCTACCCGATGCGCGGGCCGGCCGGCATGTTCGGCCCCACCTGTGAGCTGTGCGCGCAGCTCGCGGTGGAGGAGATCAATCGGTGCGGTGGCGTGCTGGGCCGGGAGGTGCGGCTGGTGCCGGTCGACGGTGGCGCACCGCCGGCCGAGGTGGCCGCCGAGGTCGAGGCGTTGGTGTCGGTGGGAGCCGTGCAGGGGGTGACGGGGTGGCACATCTCCTCGGTGCGGCAGGCGTTGGCGCCCCGCGTCGCGCACCGGGTGCCCTACGTCTACACCGCACTCTACGAGGGCGGTGAACGCACCGAAGGGGTCTTCCTGACCAGCGAGACGCCGGATGCCCAACTGTGGCCCGCGATGCGGCTGCTCGCCGGGGAGCAGGGCGTGCGTCGCTGGTTCGTGGTGGGCAACGACTACGTGTGGCCGCGCCGAACGTCGCGGGCGGCCCAGCGGTACGCGCTACGCGGCGGTGGGCAGGTGGTGGGCCGGCACTTCCTACCGTTGGACGCGCACGACTTCACCGAGGTGTTGCGCCGCATCGAGCACAGTGACGCGGACGCGGTGTTGATGCTGCTGGTCGGTGCCGACGCGGTGCGGTTCAACCGCGCGTTCGCCCGATCCGGTCTGGACCAGCGCTGCCTGCGGCTGAGCACCCTGATGGACGAGAACATGCTGCTGGCCAGCGGTGCCGGCGCGACCCGGAGGTTGTACAGCACGGCGGGTTTCTTCGCCGGGCTGGTCACTCAGGAGAATCTCGACTTCCACGGTGAGTTCGCGCAGCGCTTCGGGGTGGAGGCACCGCCGCTGGGCAGCCTGGGGGAGTCCTGCTACGAGGGCGTGATGCTGCTCGCCGCGCTGATCGGCCAGGCCCGCACCCTCGACGTACGGGCCATCGAGACGGCCGCCGACACGGTCGCCTACCACGGGCCGCGTGGCCGGTTGCGGCTGCGTCAGCGGCACGTCCGTCAGCGCATCTACCTGGCCGAGGCCGACGGACTCGACTTCACGGTGCTCGCGCAGCTCTGA
- a CDS encoding MarR family winged helix-turn-helix transcriptional regulator, producing MSDVPGAPADLLRSLTRAERLLSRRLGAVLAEDELSIEAWRVLCLLADGQGHPMSEVSTEASLPPGTLTKLVDQLVDRNLVFRRIDPIDRRRIRAYLTARGRREHARLDERVRASIAELGITEMVVAETSEPGMPPAANLVRQLDDLIGRLDPARQRVHADAAGPHR from the coding sequence ATGTCAGACGTGCCCGGGGCGCCAGCTGACCTGCTGCGCTCGCTCACCCGCGCCGAACGGCTGCTCTCCCGCCGGTTGGGCGCCGTTCTGGCCGAGGACGAGCTGAGCATCGAGGCATGGCGGGTGCTCTGCCTGCTCGCCGACGGCCAGGGTCACCCGATGAGCGAGGTGTCCACCGAGGCGTCGCTGCCGCCGGGCACCCTCACCAAGCTGGTCGACCAGCTCGTCGACCGCAACCTCGTCTTCCGGCGCATCGATCCGATCGACCGCCGACGCATCCGGGCGTACCTGACCGCTCGGGGCCGCCGCGAGCACGCCCGCCTGGACGAGCGGGTCCGGGCCAGCATCGCCGAACTGGGCATCACGGAGATGGTCGTCGCGGAGACCAGCGAGCCGGGCATGCCCCCGGCCGCCAACCTCGTACGCCAGCTCGACGACCTGATCGGCCGCCTCGACCCGGCCCGGCAACGAGTGCACGCCGACGCGGCCGGCCCACACCGCTGA
- a CDS encoding urease accessory protein UreD, with product MRALARLVARADGRGGTALVELHGETPLLLRQTPTDGGVATVHLVGGAAGPLAGDDLRLEIEVGPGAAVRVLSVAASIALPGRAGAVSRMAVRAVVHAGATLHWLPEQLVAAAGCAHLAESRIELAAGATVRWRDELICGRYGEAPGGAVVHTQVDYAGRPLLRQSLAVGPHAPGWAGPAVLDGAAATGSLLVVDPSQPAEPPMAEGSVARLPLAGGPATLWTATAPDAHTLRAHLTV from the coding sequence ATGCGAGCGCTCGCCCGGCTGGTCGCCCGGGCCGACGGTCGGGGTGGCACGGCACTGGTCGAGCTGCACGGCGAAACGCCGTTGCTGTTGCGCCAGACCCCGACCGACGGGGGTGTCGCCACTGTGCACCTCGTCGGCGGGGCGGCCGGGCCGCTTGCCGGAGACGACCTGCGCCTGGAGATCGAGGTTGGGCCCGGCGCGGCGGTCCGGGTGCTTAGTGTCGCGGCGTCGATCGCCCTGCCGGGTCGCGCGGGCGCCGTCTCCCGGATGGCGGTGCGGGCGGTGGTGCACGCCGGCGCCACCTTGCACTGGCTTCCGGAACAGTTGGTCGCGGCGGCCGGCTGCGCGCACCTCGCCGAGTCCCGGATCGAGTTGGCCGCCGGTGCGACAGTGCGTTGGCGCGACGAGCTGATCTGCGGCCGGTACGGCGAGGCGCCCGGCGGCGCCGTCGTGCACACCCAGGTCGACTACGCGGGTCGACCACTGCTGCGTCAGTCCCTCGCGGTGGGACCGCACGCGCCGGGCTGGGCCGGTCCGGCGGTGCTCGACGGTGCCGCGGCCACCGGATCGCTGCTGGTGGTCGACCCGTCGCAACCCGCCGAACCTCCGATGGCCGAGGGCAGTGTCGCCCGGCTGCCGTTGGCCGGCGGCCCGGCGACACTGTGGACCGCCACCGCCCCCGACGCGCACACCCTGCGCGCCCACCTAACGGTCTAA
- the ureG gene encoding urease accessory protein UreG gives MRPDTVVPSAVPAVEPTTPPPATPPHDETVPHTHPEPGVDPHPPLARAGRALRVGIGGPVGSGKTALVAALCRAFADELRLGVVTNDIYTTEDADFLRRAGVLDPARIRAVETGCCPHTAIRDDIGANLDAVDELAEAVGPLDLVLVESGGDNLTATFSRGLVDRQIFVVDVAGGDKVPRKGGPGVTAADLLVINKTDLAPMVGADLSVMDRDARARRGDLPTLFLSIVGDPTATSVADWIRHELAHHAAVHPLAVPVGPV, from the coding sequence TTGCGTCCTGACACCGTTGTGCCGAGCGCTGTGCCCGCCGTCGAACCGACCACGCCGCCGCCGGCCACCCCACCCCACGACGAGACCGTTCCGCACACCCACCCGGAGCCGGGGGTGGACCCCCATCCGCCGTTGGCGCGTGCCGGACGTGCCCTGCGGGTCGGCATCGGCGGCCCGGTCGGTTCCGGCAAGACCGCCCTGGTGGCCGCGCTCTGCCGTGCCTTCGCCGACGAACTGCGGCTCGGTGTGGTGACCAACGACATCTACACGACCGAGGACGCCGACTTCCTCCGGCGGGCCGGAGTGCTGGACCCGGCCCGGATCCGCGCGGTGGAAACCGGTTGCTGCCCGCACACCGCGATCCGCGACGACATCGGCGCCAACCTGGACGCCGTCGACGAACTGGCCGAGGCGGTCGGCCCGTTGGACCTCGTCCTCGTGGAGAGCGGTGGGGACAACCTGACCGCGACCTTCAGTAGAGGGCTGGTCGACCGGCAGATCTTCGTGGTCGACGTGGCGGGCGGGGACAAGGTGCCCCGCAAGGGCGGGCCGGGGGTGACCGCCGCCGACCTCCTCGTGATCAACAAGACCGACCTGGCGCCGATGGTGGGTGCCGACCTCTCCGTCATGGATCGTGACGCGAGAGCCCGGCGCGGCGACCTCCCGACCCTTTTCCTGTCCATCGTGGGAGACCCCACGGCGACGTCGGTCGCCGACTGGATCCGGCACGAGTTGGCCCACCACGCCGCAGTGCACCCGCTGGCCGTCCCGGTCGGTCCGGTCTGA
- a CDS encoding urease accessory protein UreF yields MATPSLLLLLADGRFPAGAHAHSGGLEAAVAAGRVTDLASLEAFLAGRLATAGLVGAAFAAAAHRAAVAETADPAGSARSARRSGALARLDAELDARTAAPALRAVSRRQGRALLRAGRTVWPNAPFADLPATPGGAHQPLVLGLLCAAAGLSRVETATIAAYGTLTGAASAGVRLLGLDPYQVQALLVGLADACDGTAADAARAADDPPERLPAAAAPLADIHAEIHATWEVRLFAS; encoded by the coding sequence ATGGCGACGCCGAGCCTGCTGTTGTTGTTGGCCGACGGGCGCTTCCCGGCCGGGGCGCACGCGCACTCCGGTGGTCTGGAGGCGGCCGTCGCCGCCGGCCGGGTCACCGACCTGGCCTCGTTGGAGGCGTTCCTGGCCGGACGGTTGGCCACCGCCGGTCTGGTCGGCGCGGCGTTCGCGGCGGCCGCACACCGGGCGGCGGTGGCCGAGACCGCCGACCCGGCCGGCTCGGCCCGGTCGGCCCGACGGTCGGGGGCGCTGGCTCGGCTCGACGCGGAGCTGGACGCCCGTACCGCCGCCCCGGCGTTACGGGCGGTCTCGCGCCGACAGGGCCGGGCCCTGCTGCGTGCCGGCCGGACCGTCTGGCCGAACGCCCCGTTCGCCGACCTGCCCGCGACGCCCGGTGGCGCACACCAACCGCTGGTGCTCGGGCTGCTCTGCGCGGCGGCCGGGTTGTCCCGCGTCGAGACCGCCACGATCGCCGCGTACGGGACGCTGACCGGAGCGGCCAGCGCCGGAGTACGTCTGCTCGGCCTCGACCCGTACCAGGTCCAGGCCCTGCTGGTCGGCCTGGCCGACGCCTGCGACGGCACGGCCGCCGACGCGGCGCGGGCCGCCGACGACCCACCGGAGCGGCTACCGGCCGCCGCCGCTCCACTCGCCGACATCCATGCCGAGATCCATGCCACCTGGGAGGTGCGTCTCTTTGCGTCCTGA
- a CDS encoding urease subunit alpha has translation MSAVRRDRYIDLYGPTTGDRIRLADTNLLIEVETDHCVGGDEAVFGGGKVIRESMGQSRATRAEGALDTVITGAVVLDHWGVVKADVGLRDGRIVALGRAGNPDTMPGVHPDLVIGPSTEVIAGNGRILTAGAVDTHVHFICPEIVTEALASGITTMVGGGTGPAEGTRATTVTPNAWHLARMHEALDTMPVNVLLLGKGNTVSTEALWEQLRAGAGGFKLHEDWGTTPAAIDACLRVADASGVQVSIHTDTLNEAGFVADTLRAIGGRAIHSYHTEGAGGGHAPDIITVASEPNVLPSSTNPTRPYTANTLAEHLDMLMVCHHLNPSVPEDLAFAESRIRPSTMAAEDLLHDLGAISIIGSDAQAMGRVGEVIMRTWQSAHVMKDRVGALPGDGPADNHRARRYVAKYTICAAMANGLEREIGSVEPGKLADLVLWDPAFFGVRPLLVIKGGMIAYAQMGDANASIPTPQPMLPRPMFGAYGAAAAATSLAFVAPAALDAGLRLDVRRRVVPVSDVRSRGKADLPENNAMPRIEVDPDTFTVRIDGQVVEPDPVTRLPMAQRYFLF, from the coding sequence GTGAGCGCCGTGCGGCGGGACCGCTACATCGACCTGTACGGGCCGACGACCGGTGACCGGATCCGGCTGGCCGACACCAACCTGCTGATCGAGGTGGAGACCGACCACTGCGTGGGCGGCGACGAGGCGGTCTTCGGCGGCGGCAAGGTGATCCGCGAGTCGATGGGGCAGTCTCGTGCCACCCGCGCCGAGGGGGCACTGGACACCGTCATCACCGGCGCGGTCGTGCTGGACCACTGGGGTGTGGTCAAGGCCGACGTGGGGCTGCGCGACGGGCGCATCGTGGCGCTCGGACGGGCCGGCAACCCGGACACCATGCCCGGTGTCCACCCCGACCTGGTCATCGGCCCGTCGACCGAGGTGATCGCCGGCAACGGGCGGATCCTCACCGCCGGCGCGGTCGACACCCACGTGCACTTCATCTGCCCGGAGATCGTCACCGAGGCGCTGGCCAGTGGCATCACCACGATGGTCGGCGGCGGCACCGGGCCGGCCGAGGGGACCCGCGCGACAACTGTCACCCCGAACGCCTGGCACCTGGCCCGGATGCACGAGGCGCTGGACACGATGCCGGTCAACGTGCTGCTGCTCGGCAAGGGCAACACCGTCTCCACCGAGGCGCTGTGGGAACAGTTGCGGGCCGGTGCGGGCGGTTTCAAGCTGCACGAGGACTGGGGCACCACACCGGCCGCGATCGACGCCTGTCTGCGGGTGGCTGACGCGTCCGGGGTTCAGGTGTCGATCCACACCGACACGCTCAACGAGGCCGGGTTCGTCGCCGACACCCTGCGGGCGATCGGTGGACGGGCGATCCACTCGTACCACACCGAGGGCGCCGGTGGCGGGCACGCACCGGACATCATCACCGTGGCCAGCGAACCGAACGTGTTGCCATCGTCGACCAACCCGACCCGGCCGTACACCGCCAACACCCTGGCCGAGCACCTGGACATGTTGATGGTCTGCCACCACCTCAACCCGTCAGTGCCCGAAGACCTGGCCTTCGCCGAGAGCCGGATCCGACCGTCCACGATGGCCGCCGAGGACCTGTTGCACGACCTCGGTGCGATCTCCATCATCGGTTCCGACGCCCAGGCGATGGGTCGGGTCGGCGAGGTGATCATGCGGACCTGGCAGAGCGCCCACGTGATGAAGGACCGGGTCGGCGCGCTGCCGGGTGACGGGCCCGCGGACAACCACCGGGCCCGGCGGTACGTGGCGAAGTACACCATCTGCGCGGCGATGGCCAACGGGCTGGAGCGCGAGATCGGCTCGGTCGAGCCGGGCAAGCTCGCCGACCTGGTGCTCTGGGACCCGGCGTTCTTCGGCGTACGACCGCTCCTGGTCATCAAGGGCGGCATGATCGCGTACGCCCAGATGGGCGACGCCAACGCCTCGATCCCGACACCGCAGCCGATGCTGCCCCGGCCCATGTTCGGGGCGTACGGCGCGGCGGCGGCCGCCACCAGCCTGGCCTTCGTGGCGCCGGCGGCCCTGGACGCCGGGCTCCGCCTGGACGTGCGTCGCCGGGTGGTGCCGGTGAGCGACGTGCGGTCGCGGGGCAAGGCAGACCTGCCGGAGAACAACGCGATGCCGCGCATCGAGGTGGACCCGGACACCTTCACGGTGCGGATCGACGGGCAGGTGGTGGAGCCGGACCCGGTGACCCGGCTGCCGATGGCCCAGCGGTACTTCCTGTTCTGA
- a CDS encoding urease subunit beta has translation MIPGEILPAADPVQINVGRPVTTVLVVNTADRPVQVGSHYHFAEANPALSFDRGAAWGQRLAVPAGTSVRFEPGINRSVDLVPLGGARIVPGLRGECAGPLDPPPHPPTADGSPR, from the coding sequence GTGATCCCCGGGGAGATCCTGCCGGCGGCCGACCCGGTTCAGATCAACGTGGGCCGCCCGGTGACCACAGTGCTCGTGGTCAACACCGCCGACCGCCCGGTGCAGGTCGGCTCGCACTACCACTTCGCCGAAGCCAACCCGGCGCTGTCGTTCGACAGGGGCGCCGCCTGGGGGCAGCGGCTCGCCGTTCCGGCGGGCACCTCGGTCCGGTTCGAGCCCGGCATCAACCGCAGCGTCGACCTCGTACCGCTCGGCGGGGCACGGATCGTGCCGGGCCTGCGCGGAGAGTGCGCCGGACCGTTGGACCCGCCGCCGCACCCGCCCACGGCCGACGGGTCGCCGCGGTGA
- a CDS encoding urease subunit gamma yields MFLSPHEQDRLLIHVAADVARARRERGLRLNYPEAVAVLTAFLLEGARDGRSVVDLMSAGRAVLGRDDVQDGIPELLREVQVEATFPDGTKLVTVHHPIP; encoded by the coding sequence GTGTTCCTCAGCCCGCACGAGCAGGACCGCCTGCTCATCCACGTCGCGGCCGATGTCGCCCGCGCCCGCCGCGAACGCGGCCTGCGCCTCAACTACCCCGAAGCCGTGGCGGTGCTCACCGCGTTCCTCCTCGAAGGGGCCCGCGACGGCCGGTCGGTGGTCGACCTGATGTCCGCCGGCCGGGCGGTGCTCGGTCGTGACGACGTCCAGGACGGCATCCCCGAGCTGCTGAGGGAGGTGCAGGTGGAGGCAACGTTCCCGGACGGCACCAAGCTGGTGACGGTGCACCACCCGATCCCGTGA
- a CDS encoding methyltransferase — MITPTPLMRLVAGVWGFKTLAVGVELGLFTRLAGGRTMTVEQAAAEFGLPDRPADLLLAASASLGLLEKAGDGYRNSELAEQFLVEGRPYYFGAQVRYSDLRTYLPWHRIGEALRTDRPLTWDPEAQQSMFDTADPEMLAQFWDAMFSTSSFTASALADAYDFSAHRRLLDVGGGAGAFPIEFCRRLPELRATVLDLPHVCVRARERIAEAGLTGRIDAVAGDFLADPALPDGHDVILLSMILHDWDEPTNRALLARCHAALPPGGAIVVCELLLNDERTGPPEAALMGMNMLVETEGGRNYSGAEYAAWLTDAGFVDVRTVPFDAPGANGAVVARRP; from the coding sequence ATGATCACTCCGACTCCCCTCATGCGCCTGGTGGCCGGTGTGTGGGGGTTCAAGACCCTCGCGGTCGGCGTCGAACTCGGCCTGTTCACCCGGCTCGCCGGCGGGCGGACGATGACAGTGGAGCAGGCAGCCGCCGAGTTCGGGCTGCCCGACCGACCCGCGGACCTGCTGCTGGCCGCCAGTGCCTCGCTCGGCCTGCTGGAGAAGGCCGGCGACGGTTACCGCAACTCCGAGTTGGCTGAGCAGTTCCTGGTCGAGGGTCGCCCGTACTACTTCGGCGCGCAGGTCCGCTACTCGGACCTGCGCACCTACCTGCCCTGGCACCGAATCGGCGAGGCCCTGCGCACGGATCGACCGTTGACCTGGGATCCGGAGGCCCAACAGTCGATGTTCGACACCGCCGACCCGGAGATGCTGGCGCAGTTCTGGGACGCGATGTTCTCCACGTCCAGCTTCACGGCCAGCGCGCTGGCCGACGCGTACGACTTCTCCGCGCACCGCCGGTTGCTCGACGTGGGCGGCGGTGCGGGCGCGTTCCCGATCGAGTTCTGTCGCCGTCTGCCCGAGCTGCGGGCGACGGTCCTGGATCTGCCGCATGTCTGCGTGCGGGCCCGGGAGCGGATCGCGGAGGCCGGCCTGACCGGGCGGATCGACGCCGTGGCCGGTGACTTCCTCGCCGACCCGGCGCTGCCGGACGGGCACGACGTCATCCTGCTCAGCATGATCCTGCACGACTGGGACGAGCCGACGAACCGGGCGTTGCTGGCGCGGTGCCACGCGGCGTTGCCGCCCGGCGGGGCGATCGTCGTCTGCGAGCTGCTGCTCAACGACGAACGCACCGGGCCGCCGGAGGCAGCGCTGATGGGGATGAACATGCTTGTCGAGACCGAGGGCGGCCGGAACTACTCGGGCGCCGAGTACGCGGCGTGGCTCACCGACGCCGGTTTCGTCGACGTGCGTACCGTGCCGTTCGACGCGCCGGGCGCCAACGGCGCGGTGGTGGCCCGCCGACCCTGA
- a CDS encoding alpha/beta fold hydrolase yields the protein MPFITVGTENSAPIDLYYEDHGSGKPVVLIHGFPFNGATWEKETRALQNAGYRTITYDRRGNGNSAQPAFGYDYNTFAADLDVLMTELDLNEVTLVGHSMGTGEVVRYLGNYGSQRVSRAVLLSPLQPMLAKASDNPEGVDRSLFKGFQDAIIKDRFAYLTSFCDAFFNPDQNMGKRVSEEAYRAHWQIGAMASGKATHDSVDAWQEDFRPDLPKINIPVLIVQGDQDRVLPYPVTGQRLAPMMPTANLITLKGAPHGIPWTHADEVNKAIMDFMKQPAKARA from the coding sequence ATGCCTTTCATCACCGTGGGGACGGAAAACTCCGCGCCCATCGACCTGTACTACGAGGACCACGGTTCCGGTAAGCCGGTGGTGCTGATCCACGGCTTCCCGTTCAATGGCGCGACCTGGGAGAAGGAGACACGGGCGCTGCAGAACGCCGGATACCGGACGATCACCTACGATCGGCGCGGTAACGGTAACTCCGCCCAGCCGGCCTTCGGGTACGACTACAACACGTTCGCGGCGGACCTGGACGTGTTGATGACCGAGCTGGACCTGAACGAGGTGACCCTGGTCGGTCACTCGATGGGCACCGGCGAGGTGGTCCGTTACCTGGGCAACTACGGCTCACAGCGGGTCAGCCGGGCCGTACTGCTCAGCCCGCTGCAACCGATGCTGGCCAAGGCGAGCGACAACCCTGAGGGTGTCGACCGGAGCCTCTTCAAGGGCTTCCAGGACGCCATCATCAAGGACCGCTTCGCCTACCTGACGTCCTTCTGCGACGCGTTCTTCAACCCGGACCAGAACATGGGCAAGCGGGTCAGCGAGGAGGCGTACCGCGCGCACTGGCAGATCGGCGCGATGGCCTCCGGCAAGGCCACCCACGACAGCGTGGACGCCTGGCAGGAAGACTTCCGCCCGGACCTGCCGAAGATCAACATTCCGGTGTTGATCGTGCAGGGTGACCAGGACCGGGTGCTGCCGTATCCGGTGACCGGTCAGCGGCTCGCACCGATGATGCCGACCGCCAATCTCATCACGCTCAAGGGCGCGCCGCACGGCATCCCGTGGACCCACGCCGACGAGGTCAACAAGGCGATCATGGACTTCATGAAGCAGCCGGCCAAGGCGCGCGCCTGA
- a CDS encoding metallophosphoesterase family protein, with amino-acid sequence MKLPPRLRAVSDLHVGHPQNRAFVQELHPDNEGDWLLVAGDVADRFADIEWALGLLSSRFARVVWAPGNHELWTPPRDPVTLRGEERYHELVRMCRRLGVVTPEDPYPVWDGDGGPATIAPLFVLYDYTFRVPEARSQEESLALAYAAGVVCTDEALLHPDPYPSREAWCDARITETERRLAERDTALPTVLVNHYPLVREPTDVLRYPVFAQWCGTVRTSDWHLRFDAATVVYGHLHIPRTTFHDGVRFEEVSLGYPREWQPRGPVPDPVRTIYPADDVRRRSSVNG; translated from the coding sequence GTGAAACTTCCGCCCCGATTGCGGGCCGTCAGCGACCTGCACGTCGGGCACCCGCAGAACCGCGCGTTCGTGCAGGAACTGCACCCGGACAACGAGGGCGACTGGCTGCTCGTCGCCGGGGACGTCGCCGACCGGTTCGCCGACATCGAGTGGGCGCTCGGGCTCCTGAGCAGCCGGTTCGCACGCGTCGTCTGGGCACCGGGCAACCACGAGCTGTGGACACCACCACGGGACCCGGTCACGCTGCGCGGCGAGGAGCGCTACCACGAGCTGGTGCGGATGTGCCGGCGGCTGGGGGTGGTCACCCCCGAGGACCCGTACCCGGTGTGGGACGGCGACGGCGGCCCGGCCACCATCGCGCCGCTCTTCGTGCTCTACGACTACACGTTCCGGGTGCCGGAGGCGCGCAGCCAGGAGGAGTCACTGGCCCTGGCGTACGCCGCCGGGGTGGTGTGCACCGACGAGGCGCTGCTGCACCCCGACCCGTACCCCAGCCGGGAGGCGTGGTGCGACGCGCGGATCACTGAGACCGAACGCCGGCTGGCCGAACGCGACACGGCGCTGCCGACGGTGCTTGTCAACCACTACCCGCTGGTGCGGGAACCCACCGACGTCCTGCGCTACCCGGTCTTCGCCCAGTGGTGCGGCACGGTCCGCACCAGCGACTGGCACCTGCGCTTCGACGCCGCCACAGTGGTCTACGGGCACCTGCACATCCCCCGCACCACGTTCCACGACGGGGTGCGTTTCGAGGAGGTCTCCCTCGGCTACCCCCGCGAGTGGCAGCCCCGAGGGCCGGTACCCGACCCGGTGCGCACCATCTACCCGGCGGACGACGTGCGCCGACGCTCGTCCGTCAACGGATGA
- a CDS encoding helix-turn-helix domain-containing protein: protein MASDDVPIGRRVARWRVRRSMTQQMLADRLRRSKSWVDKVERGVRALDRYSVIQELAHVLRVDPEVLLGQQRPPPAGPPGGVDDIRAALARYDTPQVREETDELRRQVGYAWLSYQHAHYGQVVRVLPGLLDAVQAARSLELRVQAYRITSSLLVKLGEADLAWLAADRAMSAAGDDPILAATAAISVAQALRALNRDRLALTAALTAANRILPTPFDGNDHEVGGLRGDQTARQPHDQRGEGEGEGEGEGEGAPARQRPPGEWAVRGTLLLQAALAAAGCGEHRRADELTERAAGVAASLRGYDDPHRTSFGPIAVELARVMVAAHRGDAAEALQRHSTIVRREGWRRLPAEYRGAYLVDVARAYLQVGDLRGAARALVDADSTAPAEVRCRPLARTVIADVARAQPAPAGVARLATVVGLIR from the coding sequence GTGGCCAGCGATGACGTGCCGATCGGTCGGAGGGTGGCGCGGTGGCGGGTGCGGCGGTCGATGACGCAGCAGATGCTGGCCGACCGGTTGCGCAGGTCGAAGAGTTGGGTGGACAAGGTGGAGCGGGGCGTGCGCGCCCTGGACCGGTACTCGGTGATCCAGGAGTTGGCCCACGTCCTGCGGGTAGACCCGGAGGTGCTACTCGGCCAGCAGCGGCCACCGCCGGCCGGCCCTCCGGGCGGCGTGGACGACATCCGGGCCGCTCTCGCCCGCTACGACACCCCGCAAGTCAGGGAGGAGACAGACGAGCTGAGAAGGCAGGTCGGGTACGCCTGGTTGAGCTACCAGCACGCGCACTATGGGCAGGTGGTGCGGGTGTTGCCGGGTCTGCTCGACGCCGTCCAGGCTGCGCGGTCACTGGAGTTGCGGGTGCAGGCGTATCGGATCACCTCGTCGCTGCTGGTGAAGCTCGGCGAGGCAGACCTCGCCTGGCTGGCCGCCGACCGGGCAATGTCCGCTGCCGGCGATGACCCGATCCTGGCGGCTACGGCCGCTATCTCGGTAGCACAAGCGCTCCGCGCCTTAAACCGCGACCGCCTAGCCCTGACAGCGGCCCTAACCGCCGCGAACCGCATCCTCCCGACCCCCTTTGACGGGAATGATCATGAGGTTGGCGGGCTTCGGGGAGATCAAACCGCCCGTCAACCTCATGATCAACGAGGCGAGGGCGAGGGCGAGGGCGAGGGCGAGGGCGAGGGTGCGCCCGCGCGGCAGCGACCGCCGGGGGAGTGGGCAGTGCGCGGGACGCTGCTGCTTCAGGCCGCCCTTGCCGCCGCTGGGTGCGGCGAGCACCGCCGCGCCGATGAGCTGACCGAGCGGGCCGCGGGCGTTGCCGCCAGCCTGAGGGGGTATGACGATCCGCACCGCACCAGCTTCGGGCCGATCGCCGTCGAGTTGGCTCGGGTGATGGTGGCGGCGCATCGGGGTGACGCCGCCGAGGCGCTGCAACGGCACTCGACAATCGTGCGGCGGGAGGGGTGGCGGCGATTGCCGGCCGAGTACCGGGGCGCTTACCTGGTGGATGTCGCGCGGGCGTACCTCCAGGTGGGTGACCTGCGCGGGGCGGCCCGCGCGCTTGTCGACGCGGACAGCACCGCGCCGGCCGAGGTTCGGTGTCGGCCTTTGGCGCGTACCGTGATCGCCGATGTTGCCCGCGCGCAGCCGGCACCGGCGGGCGTGGCGCGACTGGCCACGGTGGTCGGCCTCATCCGTTGA